The DNA region AATGAGTGCCGACGAGGCATTTGCCGAAGCTGCCCGTTTCCCGATTGCCCAGCGGCAGGCCAATGAATGGCGCTCCTATATCGAGGCGATCAATACCACGGAACGGCGCCAGGCCCAGCTTGAGCAGGAGCAGCAGGAGCGTCTGGCCGAGGCCGCCGAGGACCGCCTGCTGACAGCCTGTCGCGCGCAGCAGCTTGGCGGAAGGCGCCTGAGCGAGGAGTGCGAGCGGCTGCTTGAGGAAGACCGCCGCCGCCGCGAAGAGCCGGTCGAGCCGGAAGCCGAAACCCAAGAGTAATGATGATGGCGGCGCAGCCCCGGGCTGCGCCGCTCTCTCCCCCCAGGGATTGCCTGGAGTAACCCATGCAAGCTCCTTCAGCGGTTCTAGACCGTGTTCGTCAGTTCTATGTTGAGGGTCGAATTGTCGATGCCACCGATCTGTGTATCGATGGCTTGATTGATGCCCCCGATGACCCTGAATTGCATTTTCTGCTGGCGCTGTGCGATGAGCAACAGGGCCGGTTTCAGGAAGCCCGAGCGCGGCTGGAGCGTGTGCTGAACGGTGCGGCCGAGCATGTCGAGGCACGCTTCAATCTCGCCCGTATGCTGGCTGCTGGCGGCGAGATCGAGCAGGCCCGGGCGCATCTGTCCGAGTGCGTGTCGCTGAACCCGGGGCACGCGGCGGCCCACACCCTGAGAGCGCGCATGGACCTGGTCGAGGGCCACCGGAAGCAGGCCCGGGCCGGATTCCGCACCGCCTTGCGCGCCGACGAGAACCATGTACCCGCGCTGTTGAGTCTGGCGTCCCTGCACCTGGATGCCGCCGAGCTGGATCAGGCCAACGAATACGCCTCGCGAGCCGTACAGCTCGCGCCGACGGATGTCCGCGCACAACTGGTCATGGCGCAGGTGTTCATGGCCAGGGGAATGTTTGACTTTGCCGAGCGTTGCCTGGGTAATGCGCTGTCGCTGGATGGTGGGCGCCTGGAGACGCACATTGTCCATGCGGAGTTGTTGCAGCATCAGGGTCGCCATCATGATGCGGTGTCCGCTTTCGAGCGCGCCCGTGCGGCCGGGGCCGAGCTTGGGGAGCTGTTGCCGGGGTTGGCCATCAGCCTGGCCCAGGTCGGACGGCTGGCCGAGGTCAATGCGCTGATCGATGTGTATGAGCCGGCTCCGAGTGATCAGGCCCTGTTGATCCACCTTTCCGATCTCCTCGTCGCACAAGGTGATGCCGACGGCCTGGCCCGGTTGGCCGGGCGAGTCGGTCGAACACTTCCGTCGCTCAGGTCCTGGCTGGAAGCCAGCCGTGCCGAGCTGATTGAAGACCACGGCACAGCCCTGGATAGGGCGGAGTCCTTGCTTGAAGAAGACGACCCCGATTTGCAGCTTCGGGCGCGTCTGCTGGTCGGCCGGATTGGTGTGGAAAGGAACGATCCGGAATCGGTGGCCGATGCAGTGGCCTGTCTGGCCGAGCAGCGCCAGGCCAGTGAGACGATGTGCTGGGAGGCCGCGCAACTGCTGCGCGATGTGAATTTGCCCGAAGCCGGGGAGCGTGTCCTCGGTCATCTGCTGGAGCGCAAGAAGCTGGATGAGCAGGTGCGTGCCCGGACCCAGAACCTGCGTGTGGACCTGCTGGACCGTGCTGGCGACTACCAGGCGGCCACCGAACTGATGGAGCATGCGGCCTGGCGGCAGCCCGTACTGGGCGAACCGGCTTATCTGGAGTGGCGCGGAGATGTCGAAGAGGCGCTGGCCCCCGTACTGGCCGAGGACTGGGAGGGTTTGCCATCCGATGGTGACGGTTCCAATCCGGTGTTTGTCGGTGGGTGGCCTTACGAAGGGCGCGACCTGATGCTTGCCGCGCTTGCCCGGATGCCGGGCCTGGGTGTGATGCCCGAGGCCGAATGGTCCGGGCGCCTGGAGTGTCTGGAGCTGCCAGTGGATGTCCGCCGTTTTGGCAGGGCCGACCCGGCGTTGCTGCATCTGGCCCGACGGCGATACCTGCGTCACCAGCCCAGGGGGCGCCGGCCCGTGGAGCCGGCCTTTGTGCAGGCAGCCGATCTGGCACAGATTGCTCGCCTGTTTCCCGGTGCGGCCTATATTCGTCCGACTGCCACCGAGCACTATCTCCGGATGCAATGGCAGTTGGCTGGTTACCAACGGATCCAGGACATGCTCGATGCCTGGCGCCATGACCTGGACGTGCTGGGGCATCTGCGTGATGCGCTGCCGATCAGTATCATCGACGTGCCTGTTGACAGGCTGCTCACCGATCCTGCCGATGCACTGGCCAGATTGCATGAGGCGCTGTCGGTTGCACAGGGCGAAGACATGAGCGGCTTGCTCAAGCACCTGGCCGACAGGCTGGGCTACCGCCAACCGGATCACTGGCAGAACTATTGACCGGCCCGGCGTTTCGGTCTCGCTCCCCTGGTCGGACCCGGACTGAAGCGTCTGCGCCCTGTGATAATATCGGGCCGCAGATGAAATCGGTGGCTTGCAATGACGTGCGATATCAACCCGCCATCCTGACCTGGTGGCTGGCGATGCTGTTGCTTATCCTGGCAACCGCGTCAACAGCAGCCCACGACCTCGGTCCGGTGGTGCGATCGATTTCGGTGTCCGACGGGCTGCCCGACAGCATGGTCGAGGCGGTTATCCAGGATGCTCATGGTTATGTCTGGATCGGCACGCAAAGCGGCCTGGTTCGCCATGAAGGCGATCGGTTGAATATTCTGGGTGCCGATCCGGACAGCGACGATCCATTGCCCGGGCGCAATATCATGACGCTGGCCGCCCACAGCGACGGCACGGTCTGGGCCGCGGTCTCCGGGCAGGGCGTGGTCCAGATCGGCCCTGACCTCCTGCAGAAGCGCCATCTTGCGCCCAAGGCCAGAGGGGGGTCTTTGCCCGACTCCAATGTCTGGAGCATGGTCGAGGACTGTCAGGGCGACATGTGGATGGCCCTGATGCAGGGGGGAGTGGTGCGCTTCCGCCCGGACACCGGCGAGTTGCAGCACTTTCCCCAGACCGAGGAGTCCGGACTCCATCCGGACGGCTTTCAGGTCAGCCTGGACCGTGGTGATGACTGCCGAATCTGGCTGGCGCAGACAGAACAGGTCAACGTGATCACCCCCGGCGAAGAGGATCGATTCCGCAAGGTGGCACCATCGTCGGAAGGGGGTACCATCCTGACCGTGCGCGTGCTTGATGGTGAGGTCTATTACAACGATCGTTCGCGCCTTTACAGGATTCGGGAATCGCATGACGAACCGGAGAAAGTGCTGCGCGCCGCGGGTGTTATCACGGACTTCACCCTCGCCCCGGACGATGCCGACATTCTCGTGTCCAGCTACGCCGGCCTGTATCGCCTGCCCCGCAACGGTGCAACCCCAAGCTTGATCAGCGCCATTCAGGGACTGAACGACGGCTTGCCAAGCTCCACCTTGATGAGCGTGATGGTCGACCGTGAGGGGGGTACCTGGATGGGTATTCCACGACACGGAGTCGCGTACCTGGCTCCGGGGCATGAAGCCTTCAGGCGCTATCAGTCAGTGCCCGGACGTGAGTCGGCACTGGACCTCGATGTCGTTTTTGCGCTGACCGAGCTGCCCGAGGCCAACCGGCTCTGGATGGGTGGCAGGTCGCGGGAGAGCATGCGCGTGCTGGACCTGAATACCGGCAGTGTCCAGAGCCTGGGCGAGTACCTGGACAATCCGGAACTCGAAGAGATGGCCGCACCCGTTGCCGATCTGCATGTTGAACAGGACACCATGCTGGCAACATCCCTCCAATTTGTTGACCGTATCCATGCTGACGGCACGTCGGAGCGCCTTATCGACCGTGAAACCGTGGATGGCGGCACACCCAGCTTCGCCTTGCCCGATGGTGAGGCACATGTCTGGGTGGGAACCATTGATGTCGGTTTGATCCGGCTGAATACCGAAACGGGTGAACGGGAGCACTTCTGGGGAGAGGGTGAAGGTCGTTATCATTGGCCGGAGGGGCGTCCGGTAGCGCTGGAGTCAGGCCCGGATGGACAGTGGTGGGCGCTTGCCGGCGGAGGTATCTACCGGCTGGAAGAAGATGGCTTCGTCCGTCAGGTTGAGCCCTCACGCCCCCCCTTTCTCGCCGGTGGCTGGCACGGGGAGGAGTTATGGGCGGCTACCGAAACCCACCTCAAACGCTGGCGTCGGAATGGTCACGCGCTTGAACAGACCGACCGGTTTGAAATGGCCGGGCACTTGCGTCCGGGGCGTGTCCTCAGGATCCTTCGACAGGAAGATGACTCGATCTGGCTGGCTCGATCCAGTGGCCTGGTCCACCTGGATCCTGATACTGGACATTTCCGTGAGTTTACCCGCGCCGATGGGCTGGCAGTCAGCGAGCTTCGTCGTCGGGCCATTACCTGGCTGGCCGACGGCCGCCTGGTGCTGGGTGGTACGGGCGGCCTGGTCGTGGTGGATACCGACCTGGTGGGCGGAACCCGGGTAGAGCC from Wenzhouxiangella sp. AB-CW3 includes:
- a CDS encoding tetratricopeptide repeat protein codes for the protein MQAPSAVLDRVRQFYVEGRIVDATDLCIDGLIDAPDDPELHFLLALCDEQQGRFQEARARLERVLNGAAEHVEARFNLARMLAAGGEIEQARAHLSECVSLNPGHAAAHTLRARMDLVEGHRKQARAGFRTALRADENHVPALLSLASLHLDAAELDQANEYASRAVQLAPTDVRAQLVMAQVFMARGMFDFAERCLGNALSLDGGRLETHIVHAELLQHQGRHHDAVSAFERARAAGAELGELLPGLAISLAQVGRLAEVNALIDVYEPAPSDQALLIHLSDLLVAQGDADGLARLAGRVGRTLPSLRSWLEASRAELIEDHGTALDRAESLLEEDDPDLQLRARLLVGRIGVERNDPESVADAVACLAEQRQASETMCWEAAQLLRDVNLPEAGERVLGHLLERKKLDEQVRARTQNLRVDLLDRAGDYQAATELMEHAAWRQPVLGEPAYLEWRGDVEEALAPVLAEDWEGLPSDGDGSNPVFVGGWPYEGRDLMLAALARMPGLGVMPEAEWSGRLECLELPVDVRRFGRADPALLHLARRRYLRHQPRGRRPVEPAFVQAADLAQIARLFPGAAYIRPTATEHYLRMQWQLAGYQRIQDMLDAWRHDLDVLGHLRDALPISIIDVPVDRLLTDPADALARLHEALSVAQGEDMSGLLKHLADRLGYRQPDHWQNY
- a CDS encoding hybrid sensor histidine kinase/response regulator; protein product: MRYQPAILTWWLAMLLLILATASTAAHDLGPVVRSISVSDGLPDSMVEAVIQDAHGYVWIGTQSGLVRHEGDRLNILGADPDSDDPLPGRNIMTLAAHSDGTVWAAVSGQGVVQIGPDLLQKRHLAPKARGGSLPDSNVWSMVEDCQGDMWMALMQGGVVRFRPDTGELQHFPQTEESGLHPDGFQVSLDRGDDCRIWLAQTEQVNVITPGEEDRFRKVAPSSEGGTILTVRVLDGEVYYNDRSRLYRIRESHDEPEKVLRAAGVITDFTLAPDDADILVSSYAGLYRLPRNGATPSLISAIQGLNDGLPSSTLMSVMVDREGGTWMGIPRHGVAYLAPGHEAFRRYQSVPGRESALDLDVVFALTELPEANRLWMGGRSRESMRVLDLNTGSVQSLGEYLDNPELEEMAAPVADLHVEQDTMLATSLQFVDRIHADGTSERLIDRETVDGGTPSFALPDGEAHVWVGTIDVGLIRLNTETGEREHFWGEGEGRYHWPEGRPVALESGPDGQWWALAGGGIYRLEEDGFVRQVEPSRPPFLAGGWHGEELWAATETHLKRWRRNGHALEQTDRFEMAGHLRPGRVLRILRQEDDSIWLARSSGLVHLDPDTGHFREFTRADGLAVSELRRRAITWLADGRLVLGGTGGLVVVDTDLVGGTRVEPPIYVRGVSVGGRFHALSPDREQRERIMLSHNENSFYVDYTALSYLSFDQNRYRVRLEGWDDKWLELVGQTRFHYSNLPPGDYRFQVRAAAADGHWNETGDAVELSIRQPPWLSGWALSAYAILGLTGVGAGWKSYSNARRRRREMREVRQKRVQAEEQRQVIERLNRNLDPQRLATTIGEEMLEVTGGRVAWVGLTQEHLPRQVIPVGQADEGISREEWRSRLNAADGETSMAVSLESEGEVLGQVLIGAGAAGFVPAGIERVNLLREMCGQALRNAALLEQVRALAVSAEQASAAKSEFLATMSHEIRTPLHGVLGMVELLYESENDPAQQGILNTLRQSGLQLQRIIDDVLDISRIEAGRLSLHPQPFELTAMLEQVIDLHAPNAARKGLDLRLRMASTLPIMAIGDADRISQVLGNLLSNAVKFTNFGGIELNAELDAKGMLRLTVSDSGSGISARDRDRLFEPFTQLDASITRSHSGSGLGLAICRRLVNAMDGQLELLDSCYPGSRFMVRLPLFPQSLGKPALPRTRLLEGMAIAVLAEAPTRRVLHRLCRRWGVQLINATTSEPRLCSILLVDARCSQVLTDPEEWCEYATRIAWLQSPYLRSSPEEARLPEEAHFLRWPLVESRLIGMLLDLAIAGGRKR